GATCAAGGACGGCGCGCTGGTGCTCGAGCTGAACGGCTCGGTCGTCGAACAGCCCGCGGAGCCGGCGGCGTTCGCGGCCTTGTCGGGCAGCGCGCAGCCCAAGCAGTTCCGCCTGCGCGACGTCGTGCGCGCGATCGACACCGCACGGACCGACGGGCGCGTGAAGGCGCTGGTGCTCGACCTGGACCGCTTCGGCGGCGCCTATCCCGCGGCGCTCGGCGAGATCGGCGACGCGCTGGCGCGGGTGCGCGCGGCGAAGAAGCCGGTGCTGGCCTATGCGACCGCCTATACCGACGGCAGCTATCGCCTCGCGGCGAATGCGAGCGAGATCTGGGTCAATCCGCTGGGCGGCACGCTGTTCCTGGGACCGGGCGGCAACCAACTGTTCTACAAGGGGCTGATCGACAAGTTGGGCGTCACCACGCACGTCTACCGGGTCGGGCGGTACAAGTCGTTCGTCGAGCCGTACACGCGCGCCGACCAGAGCGAGGACGCCAGGGCGGCGAGCCAGGCACTGTACGGCACGCTGTTCGCGCAGTGGAAGGAGGCCGTCGCCAAGGCACGGCCCAAGGCGCAGATCGCCGAGCTGCTGACCGCGCCCGACAAGGTGGTGATCGCGGCGAACGGCAACATCGCCGAGTCGAACCTGCGCAGCGGGCTGGTCGACAAGCTGGGCGACCGCACCGCGTTCGGCCGCCGCGTCGCCGAGATCGCCGGGACCGACACCAGCAAGCCGGCGGGCAATTTCAACGCGATCACCTATGAGTCCTGGGTGAAGGCGAACCCGTTGCCGACCGCAGGCGACGCGATCGGCGTGCTGACCGTCGCGGGCGACATCGTCGACGGCGACGGCGGCATGGGGACCGCCGCGGGCAACACGATCGAGAAGGCGATGCTGACCGGGCTCGCCAAGAAGAAGCTGAAGGCGCTGGTCGTCCGCGTCGATTCGGGCGGCGGGTCGGTGATGGCGTCGGAGCAGATCCGGCTCGCGATCCTCGAGGCCAAGAAGAAGGGCCTGCCCGTCGTCGTCTCGATGGGCGGCGTTGCGGCCAGCGGCGGATACTGGGTGTCGACGCCGGCGGACGCGATCTTCGCCGAGCCGGGGACGATCACGGGGTCGATCGGGATCTTCGGGATCATCCCGAGCTTCGAGACCGCGCTCGCCAAGATCGGCGTCACCACCGACGGCGTGAAGACGACCGCGCTCTCGGGCCAGCCCGACGTGGTCGGCGGCACGACGCCGATGTTCGACGCGATCATGCAGGCGGGCATCGAGAACGGCTATCGCCAGTTCATCGGCCGCGTCGCGCAGTCCCGGAAGATGACGCCGGCGCGGGTCGACGCAATCGGCCAGGGCCGCGTCTGGGACGGCGGCACCGCGCGGCAGCTGGGGCTGGTCGACCGGTTCGGCAATCTGCAGGACGCGATCGACGAGGCCGCCAAGCGCGCGAAGCTCGATCCGGCCAAGGTCCATGCCGAATATCTCGAAAAGGAGCCGGGGTTTCTCGCCAAGCTCGCCGAGGGCCTGTCGAGCGACGACGACGACGATGCCACCGGCGGCGATGCGTTCGCGCGGATCGCCGCCGAGCGCCGGCAGATGCTGGCGCGCGCGTTGGGTGACATGAAGCGGCTGGCGTCGTCGGGGTCGGTGCAGGTGCGGTGCCTCGAATGCGGCGGGATCGGCCCGAGTGCGGGCGATGTCGGCGATGCGAAGCTGCTCGACTTCGTGATGGCGCGAATCGGGCTGTGACCCGGGTCCGCGCAGCCACGCCGGCTGACGCGGAGGCGATCGCGGCGATCTATGCGCCGCACGTGCTCGCCGGGATCGCGTCGTTCGAGACCGAGGCGCCTGATGCCGACGGCATCGCCGCGCGGATGGCGGCGAGCGACGGGCTGTATCCCTGGCTGGTCGCGATAGCGGACTCGGGTGAGGTCATGGCCTATGCCTATGCCACGCGGTTCCGGGACCGCGCCGCGTATCGGTTCGTGGTCGAGACGACGGTGTATGTCGCTGACGCCGCGCAGCGTCGGGGGGCGGGGCGGCTGGTATACGCGGCGCTGATCGAGACGCTGCGGGCGCAGGGGTTCACGCAGGCGATCGGCGCGATCGCGCTGCCGAATGTGGGGTCGGTGGCGTTGCACGAGGCGATCGGGTTCCGGGCGGCCGGGATGTACCACGCGGTCGGGTATAAGTTCGGGCGGTGGATCGACGTGGGGTATTGGCAGTGTGCGCTGAACGCGCCTGCGGTGCCGCCGGTCGAGCCTCGGCCGTTTGTGGAGGTCGGGGTGGTGCGGGGGTAGCAGGCCCCCCTCCCCTGCCGTTCGCCCTGAGCGTAGTCGAAGGGCAACTGTCCCAAGGCACGGACCTCCCGGTAGGAAGGTGTGCTTCGACTTCGCTCAGCACGAACGGGGGGGGGAATTCTACCCCGTCATCCCGGGCTTGTCCCGGGATTCGGGGTTAACAGGCGCGGCGCTTGGGGCCCTGGATCCTGACTTTCGTCAGGATGACGGAAGAAAGCATAATCTTCGTCATCCCGGGCTTGTCCCGGGATCCAGGGCCCCAAGCGCTCCACCCTGTAACCCTGGATCCCGGGACGAGCCCGGGATGACGTAGGGGGCTTACCCCAGGATATGCATCCACATCGGCTGGCCGATCAGGCTCTGCGACCCGCGCAGCTTTTCCAGTGCCTGTGCGACGCTGCGTTCGGGGCCCTCGTGCGTGACGATCGCGACGAGGACGCTGCCCTCGCCGCTGGCGCCGCGCTGGATCAGGCTTTCGATCGAGACGCCGGCGTCGCGCATGGCCGCTGCGATCTCGGCGAGCACGCCGACCTTGTCCGCGACGGTGAAGCGCAGATAGGCGCGGCCGCGGCGTTCGCCGCTGTCGGCTTTCGGCGCCGCGGCCAGCGAGGCGACCGGCATCGCGAAGGGCGGGCCGAATTCGCCGCGCGCGATGTCGATCAGGTCGGCGACCACCGCGCTCGCGGTCGGGCCGTCGCCGGCGCCTGCACCCTGGAACAGCAGCCGGCCGACGAAATTGCCCTCCGCGACCACGGCGTTGAGCGAGCCGGTGACGTGTGCGAGCGGGTGGTCGAGCGGCACGAGATGCGGGTGGACGCGCTGGAACAGGCCGTTCGGGCCGGCTTCCGCAAGGCCGAGCAGGCGGACGCGGTAGCCGAGCGCGGCGGCCTCCGCGATGTCGGCGCCGAGCAGATGGCGGATGCCGCTGGCGGCGACGTCGCCGAACGCAGGGCGCGTACCGAACGCGATCGAGGCGAGGATCGACAATTTGTGCGCGGCGTCGACGCCGTCGATGTCGAAGCTGGGATCGGCTTCTGCGTAGCCGAGCGCCTGCGCCTCGGCGAGCACCTCGGCGAAGTCGCGGCCCTCCGCTTCCATCTTCGACAGGATGAAATTGCACGTGCCGTTGAGGATGCCGTAGACGCGCGCGATCTCGTTCGCCGCGGCGCCTTCGCGCAGGCCCTTGATGACCGGAATGCCGCCAGCGACCGCGGCTTCGAACTTGAGCGCGACGCCCGCCGCCTCGGCCGCTTCGCCGAGTTCGAGGCCGTGATGCGCGAGCATCGCCTTGTTCGCGGTGACGAACGCCTTGCCCGCACCGAGCGTGGCGCGTGCGAGCGTCAGCGCTGGACCGTCCGACCCGCCGATCAGTTCGACCACGACATCGGCGTCGGAGCGCGCGAGCGCGGTGGTGTCGTCGACCCAGTCGAAGCGCGACAGGTCGACGCCGCGATCCTTGCTGCGGTCACGCGCGGACACCGCGACGATCTCGATCGCGCGCCCGGCCCGCCTGGCAATCAGGTCGCGATTGGCGTCGAGCAGGCGAATCACCCCGCCACCGACGGTTCCGAGGCCGGCAAGGGCTACGCGCAATGGGTCTGTCATAAAATTCCTCCGCTCAGGGCTTCGACTAAGGATCGCGCCCGCGCACTGCAATGCCCGTGACGTTATCGTTCGCACGCCCTATCTGCGACGCATGACCGGCCGCTTCGACCATTTGCCCAACCGCCGCGCGATCATCGATCGCCGTGCGCTTGCCGATACCCTCGCCGCCCTGGAGGCGGAGGATCGCACGATCCTGCGCCACGCGGCGACGGCCGTGCTGAAGGACGCGCTGGACGCGGGACGGCGCGAGGTCGAGCGGCGACTGATCGAACATCCCTCGCGCGGGCTGGAGGCGACCAGCGCGCAGGCCTATCTGGTCGACCAGATCCTGCGGCTGCTGTTCGCGTTCACCGTCGAGCGGCTGTACCAGCGCGCCAACCCGACCGCGGCCGAGCAGCTGACGCTGATCGCGGTCGGCGGCTATGGCCGGACCGAGATGGCGCCGCATTCGGACGTCGATATCGGGTTCCTGACGCCGCTGAAACAGACCGCTTGGGCGGAGCAGATCATCGAGACGATGCTGTACGCGCTGTGGGACCTGGGGCTGAAGATCGGCCATTCGAGCCGGTCGCTCGACGAGATGATCCGCCAGGCCAAGGCCGACATCACGGTGCGCACCGCCTTGCTCGAGGCGCGCTTCGTGTGCGGCGACACCGCGCTGTACGAAGAGGCGTCGCGACGCTTCAAGGCCGAGGTGCAGGCGGACACCGCACGCATCTTCATCGCCGAGAAGCTTGCCGAACGCGACCTGCGCCACAAGAAGATGGGCGACACGCGCTACGTCGTCGAACCCAACGTCAAGGAGGGCAAGGGCGGCCTGCGCGACCTGCACGCGCTGTTCTGGATCGGGAAATATATCTACGATGTCCAGCGCGCCGCCGAGCTAGTCGAGGTCGGGCTGTTCACCAAGGCGGAATACCGGCTGTTCCACCGCGCCGACAATTTCCTGCAGGCGGTGCGGTGCCACCTCCACAGCATCACCGGGCGCGCCGAGGACCGGCTGACGTTCGACGTGCAGCGCGAGATCGCCGAGCGGATGCGGTTCTCCGACCGGCCGGGCAAGTCGAGGGTCGAGCGCTTCATGCAGTTCTATTTCCTGCAGGTGAAGATCGTCGGCAGCCTGAGCGGGGTGTTCCTGGCGCATCTCGACGAGAAATTCGCCGCGCGGGGCCGCCGGTTCGGGCTGCCGACGCTGCGACGCAGCCCCCGCAAGATGCACGGCTTCGTGCTCGATCGCGGGCGGCTGGCGTTGCCCGAGGACGATTTCTTTCGCGCCGACCCGGCGCGGCTGATCGAGCTGTTCCAGCTGGCCGACAAGCACGGGCTGGAGATCCATCCGCTGGCGATGCGGGCGGCGGCGCGCGATGCCAAGCTGGTCGACGAGGTCCGCGACAGCCCGAGCGCGAACGCGCTGTTCCTCGACGTGCTGACCTCCCCGCGCGATCCCGAACTGGTGCTGCGCTGGATGAACGAAGCGGGCGTGTTCGGCCGGTTCGCACCCGATTTCGCGCGCGTCGTCGCGCAGATGCAGTTCGACATGTACCATCATTATACCGTCGACGAGCACACGATCCGCGCGATCGGGTTGCTGGCGCAGATCGAGCGAGGCGCCCTGCGCGAGGATCACCCGCTGGTCACCGGGATCTTCGACCAGATCGTGTCGCGCCGCGCGCTGTACGTCGCGGTGCTACTGCACGACATCGCCAAGGGGCGCGGCGGCGATCATTCGATCCTGGGCGCGGAGGTCGCGCGGCGGCTGTGCCCGCGCTTCGGCCTGACCGCGGCGGAGACCGAGACGGTGGCGTGGCTGGTCGAGAAGCACCTGCTGATGTCGGCGACCGCGTTCAAGCGCGACCTGTCGGATTTCAAGACGATCCTCGATTTCTGCGAGGTGGTGCAGAGCCCGGAGCGGCTGCGGTTGCTGCTGGCGCTGACGGTGGTCGATATCCGCGCGGTGGGCCCGGGGGTGTGGAACGGGTGGAAGCGGCAATTGCTGTCCGACCTGTACGAGTCGGCGGAGGAAGTGCTGCGGCTGGGCCACAAGCAGAAGGGCCGCGCGGACCGGATCGCCGCCAAGCAGGAGACGCTGCAGGCGGACCTGGGCTGGGACGAGGGGGTGTTCGCCGACTTCGTGCGGCGGATGCCCGAGGCCTATTGGGTGGCCGAGCCCGACGACGTGCTGGCGCACAATGCGCGGTTCATCGCGGGCGCGGGCGATGCCCGGCTGGCGATCGACGCGCATGTCTATCCGGGGCGCGGCGCGACGTTGGTGACGATCTATGCGGCCGACCATCCCGGGCTGTTCTACCGCATCGCGGGCGCGATCCATGTCGCGGGCGGCAACATCATCGACGCGCGGATCCACACGACGCGCGACGGCATGGCGGTGGACAATTTCCTCGTCCAGGATCCGTTCGGGCGGCCGTTCGACGATGAGGGCCAGCTGGCGCGGCTGCGGACCGCGATCGAGGATGCGCTGGCCAATCGCGGCAAGCTGGCCGACCGGCTGGTGGCGAAGGCACTGCCGCGCGTCCGCGCGGAGGCGTTCGAGATCGTCCCCAACGCGCTGATCGACAACAAGGCGTCGAACCGGTTCACCGTGGTCGAGGTGAACGCGCGCGACCGGCCGGCATTGCTCAACCAGCTCGCGCATGCGCTGTTTCAGTCGAAGGTGACGATCCATTCGGCGCATGTCGCGACATATGGCGAGCGCGCGGTGGATACGTTCTACGTGACGGACCTGACCGGCGACCGGATCGTGGCGTCGGCGCGGTTGAAGACGCTGGAACGGCGGTTGCTGGCGGCGGCCGCGGGCGAGGAGATCGACCTGGCTGCGTGAGGTGATGCGTCGGGGGTGGGTGGGCGAGCCCTCCCCAGTTCCCGTCATGCTGAACTTGTTTCAGCATCCACCTCTCTTTGAGCGATAGCGTTTGAGGAGCGGTGGACCCTGAAACGAGTTCAGGGTGACGAGATACCTTTCGTCCTGGGGTAGCTGTAGAGAGACGCTGACGAGCCCTAT
This sequence is a window from Sphingomonas ginsenosidivorax. Protein-coding genes within it:
- a CDS encoding [protein-PII] uridylyltransferase; the protein is MTGRFDHLPNRRAIIDRRALADTLAALEAEDRTILRHAATAVLKDALDAGRREVERRLIEHPSRGLEATSAQAYLVDQILRLLFAFTVERLYQRANPTAAEQLTLIAVGGYGRTEMAPHSDVDIGFLTPLKQTAWAEQIIETMLYALWDLGLKIGHSSRSLDEMIRQAKADITVRTALLEARFVCGDTALYEEASRRFKAEVQADTARIFIAEKLAERDLRHKKMGDTRYVVEPNVKEGKGGLRDLHALFWIGKYIYDVQRAAELVEVGLFTKAEYRLFHRADNFLQAVRCHLHSITGRAEDRLTFDVQREIAERMRFSDRPGKSRVERFMQFYFLQVKIVGSLSGVFLAHLDEKFAARGRRFGLPTLRRSPRKMHGFVLDRGRLALPEDDFFRADPARLIELFQLADKHGLEIHPLAMRAAARDAKLVDEVRDSPSANALFLDVLTSPRDPELVLRWMNEAGVFGRFAPDFARVVAQMQFDMYHHYTVDEHTIRAIGLLAQIERGALREDHPLVTGIFDQIVSRRALYVAVLLHDIAKGRGGDHSILGAEVARRLCPRFGLTAAETETVAWLVEKHLLMSATAFKRDLSDFKTILDFCEVVQSPERLRLLLALTVVDIRAVGPGVWNGWKRQLLSDLYESAEEVLRLGHKQKGRADRIAAKQETLQADLGWDEGVFADFVRRMPEAYWVAEPDDVLAHNARFIAGAGDARLAIDAHVYPGRGATLVTIYAADHPGLFYRIAGAIHVAGGNIIDARIHTTRDGMAVDNFLVQDPFGRPFDDEGQLARLRTAIEDALANRGKLADRLVAKALPRVRAEAFEIVPNALIDNKASNRFTVVEVNARDRPALLNQLAHALFQSKVTIHSAHVATYGERAVDTFYVTDLTGDRIVASARLKTLERRLLAAAAGEEIDLAA
- the sppA gene encoding signal peptide peptidase SppA; the protein is MTDSAAPYAPPPPSYVDPARPPRRKWRLVRGVWKLLVAIKDALVLIAMLLFFGLLFAALNARAGTKAIKDGALVLELNGSVVEQPAEPAAFAALSGSAQPKQFRLRDVVRAIDTARTDGRVKALVLDLDRFGGAYPAALGEIGDALARVRAAKKPVLAYATAYTDGSYRLAANASEIWVNPLGGTLFLGPGGNQLFYKGLIDKLGVTTHVYRVGRYKSFVEPYTRADQSEDARAASQALYGTLFAQWKEAVAKARPKAQIAELLTAPDKVVIAANGNIAESNLRSGLVDKLGDRTAFGRRVAEIAGTDTSKPAGNFNAITYESWVKANPLPTAGDAIGVLTVAGDIVDGDGGMGTAAGNTIEKAMLTGLAKKKLKALVVRVDSGGGSVMASEQIRLAILEAKKKGLPVVVSMGGVAASGGYWVSTPADAIFAEPGTITGSIGIFGIIPSFETALAKIGVTTDGVKTTALSGQPDVVGGTTPMFDAIMQAGIENGYRQFIGRVAQSRKMTPARVDAIGQGRVWDGGTARQLGLVDRFGNLQDAIDEAAKRAKLDPAKVHAEYLEKEPGFLAKLAEGLSSDDDDDATGGDAFARIAAERRQMLARALGDMKRLASSGSVQVRCLECGGIGPSAGDVGDAKLLDFVMARIGL
- a CDS encoding GNAT family N-acetyltransferase, which gives rise to MTRVRAATPADAEAIAAIYAPHVLAGIASFETEAPDADGIAARMAASDGLYPWLVAIADSGEVMAYAYATRFRDRAAYRFVVETTVYVADAAQRRGAGRLVYAALIETLRAQGFTQAIGAIALPNVGSVALHEAIGFRAAGMYHAVGYKFGRWIDVGYWQCALNAPAVPPVEPRPFVEVGVVRG
- a CDS encoding homoserine dehydrogenase; translated protein: MTDPLRVALAGLGTVGGGVIRLLDANRDLIARRAGRAIEIVAVSARDRSKDRGVDLSRFDWVDDTTALARSDADVVVELIGGSDGPALTLARATLGAGKAFVTANKAMLAHHGLELGEAAEAAGVALKFEAAVAGGIPVIKGLREGAAANEIARVYGILNGTCNFILSKMEAEGRDFAEVLAEAQALGYAEADPSFDIDGVDAAHKLSILASIAFGTRPAFGDVAASGIRHLLGADIAEAAALGYRVRLLGLAEAGPNGLFQRVHPHLVPLDHPLAHVTGSLNAVVAEGNFVGRLLFQGAGAGDGPTASAVVADLIDIARGEFGPPFAMPVASLAAAPKADSGERRGRAYLRFTVADKVGVLAEIAAAMRDAGVSIESLIQRGASGEGSVLVAIVTHEGPERSVAQALEKLRGSQSLIGQPMWMHILG